The sequence tgaaataaagtaGAATATTCAGGTTTCTGACAGGATAACCTTCTAATACCACTTTGCTCCAACAAGCAGGAAATGATGCCTCTTAGACTCATGTGGAAATAGgtccaaataaaatgttatctGTCCTGCAGGAGCAGACATCTTCTCTCAGGCACACGATGAGGCCTCCGTGTTGTACGAAGCGTCAGCTTCAGGAAACGCGGCTGTCATCAGCCTGCTGCTGGAATACGGAGCCGACGCCAACGTCTCCAATCACACCGGACACCTGCCGATCCACCGGGCCTCACACAGAGGACATCTTCAGTGCGTGTTTTACCTCATTTGCCCTTTTATTGAAAGGACAATACTGGTATGTGTCTAGTTAAAGCAGGTACATACATGTCTGAGAAATAAAAACTAGATTATGTTGTACCTCACTCCTGTTTCAACGTTCATGAAAGGTAAGCACCACTTTATTAGAAATTAAGGATTAAATGTGGTtccatttcattttctttccagtttTTCTTCTCAAGGTGACATAGTTTTAGATGTTATTTTATAAAGTTTTCCATGAAATATCtctaaaaatcttttttctttttcttttcgtGTCTTGCTCTGGCAGCTTAGGCAGTACAGTGGAACTAGTTGAAAATGAGATATACCCTCAGTTGCAAAGTTGACTTTATTAAACTGTTGACCCGTCAGGCTGCATCTGGTTCCGGCCGCTAATACAAAAAGCAAGGCCAAAGGAGACAAGGATGACAAGGACACAGAGGACATTAATAAGGGGACACCAGGGAAACAACAACAATGGCAaacaaaacataacagaaaatatgaaagaaTTATGAATCTATAGTATAGATATTCATAAAAGTACTAAATGTAATACCCAATTTCTCAGCTGCTGGATACTTCAGGAGCTTTAAACATCAtaatccaaaaccagttctaTTATGTGCTGGTTGTAGACTCCTTTCATGTATAAATAAGAAATCAGAATTTCCAACTTTTAGTTTGGAAACTTTAAAGACTTCGAAGGAGAAATCTGAGTTAGGAATTTGGCATATTTTCCAACCTGGATGCCTCAGACAAGGTGTCTAGTTGTTAAGATTAAAGTGGCTtcaataaagaaatataaacgTGTTTGTTTCTGAGGTCcctgaagctgctgctgcccGTCACCAGTATGGGAGATGTAAATGACAGCGGGATCAGTCCTCTTCATTCAGCGGCTGCAGAGGCACACACAGATTGCATcaaggtgtgtgtttgtctgcaaCAGGGTGGCGCAGACATTCTGGGCTTTGCAGATTATTAACAGAAGTGTTAGATTTGAGGTCAGATacagtttaaacatttctgcaatGAATCAACAATCCTGCTCAGATTAAACTTTGGAAAAAAGTTATTATGTCCTGACATGTTAAGGTTCTGATGCTAAAAATAAgagtttttctcattttcatcatgaaatcTGGTGAGCAAAAATGTTTCCTCTCACCACTCCCATCAGGCCTTGCTGGATGCGGGTTATGACCCCAACTACATGCTCCATCCCTGGATCCGCCGGAGCTACGATGACGAGAGGAAGTCCGCTCTCTTCTTTGCCGTTTCCAATAATGACATGGCATCGGTGAGGCTACTGCTGGAGGCCGGAGCCATGGCCAACCAAGACCCAGTTAAATGTCTGCAGGTAACCCTGTGCCTGTTGTAGGATTAACAGAGCATTAAAAATGTCAGGGGAGCGTCCTTAAAAGCAACACGTTTGCTTATTATGTCAGATATGGATAAAAAGATAGCTGCTCTAtggattttcagttttattctttttgacTCTAAGGGATGTAGTTTTCCTTTGAGTCTCAAGGCCTTGGTGTGTTCACACTCCGGTAGACTAGACCTTGTATTGGCTGTGCAGTCAGATAGAAACTGGCTTTATCTACCTCCAACTACCTGCTTGACTTCAATGACAATTGTCTCTCCTTCCAAACACAACATGTAgattattgtcttttttttttaaggttgcACTCTGTCTGGGCAACTACGATCTGATCAACTTGTTGCTGCAATACGGAGCCAACGTGAACTACTACAGCAGAATAAACACCACACATTTCCCCTCTGCGCTGCAGTACGCTCTCAAAGACGAGGTAGTTGGAGAAAACTGTTATTAACTGGAATAAATGTCTTAATGAATTGTgatcaagatgtttttctgtGCGTTAGGTTGTTCTCAGGATGCTGTGTACCTATGGTTACAACGTGGAGCGCTGCTTTGATTGTCCTTATGGCAACAGCTCCCACATCCCTGAGGACTATGAGGGATGGACCTGTGCTGTGATCAAAGATACCTTGGTAACAAAAAAGCTTTAGAAGGAGAATCAATATTGCCCTTTATTATAAGCTGGCTTCATGTTCTGGGCAGATAAATTATTACGTCTTAATTTACATCTGTACAGTGTTGAGGTATTGTTAaccgttttctttttttttttcatctgactTTGGTTTTGGGTTTCCAATTGGTgctgttgccctgcagcaagaaggtcctgtatttaaatcctggcctggggtctttcttcatggagtttgcatgttttctccatgcATGGGTGGATTTTCTCTAGATACTCCTACTTCCTCCcagagtccaaaaacataactgttactctctaaatttcccttaggtattagtgtgtgtgcatgattgtttgtcctgtgtatctctgtgttgccctgtgatagactggactttgactaggccattctaacatgaacacgaacatgctttgatctaaaccatccattgtagctccagctgtatgtttggggttgctgtcctgcttccaccaggattgtcctggatttagcacCATCAACCTTCCCATAAacactgaccagcttccctatcccTGCTGAAGGAAACCATcgccgcagcatgatgctgcccccaccatgtttcactgtgtggaTGGTGTGTTGAGAGTCATTATCTCCAAtatgcaggggttggacaatgaaactgaaacacctggtttcagaccacaataatttattagtatggtgtaggacctccttttgcagccaatacagcatcaattcatcttgggaatgacatatacaagtcctgcacagtggtcagagggattttaagccattcttcttgcaggatagtggccaggtcactacgtgatactggtggaggaaaacgtttcctgactcgctcctccaaaacatctcaaagtggctcaataatatttagatctggtgactgtacaggccatgggagatgttcaacttcactttcatgttcatcaaaccaatctttcaccagtcttgctgtgtgtattggtgcattgtcatcctgatacacggcaccaccttcaggatacaatgtttgaaccattggatgcacatggtcctcaagaatggttcggtagtccttggcagtgacgcacccatctagcacaagtattgggccaagagaaggccatgatatggcagcccaaaccatcactgatccacccccatgcttcactctgggcatgcaacagtctgggtggtacgcttctttggggcttctccacaccgtaactctcccggatgtggggaaaacagtaaaggtggactcatcagagaacaatacatgtttcacattgtccacagcccaagatttgcgctccttgcaccattgaaaccgacgtttggcattggcatgagtgaccaaaggtttggctatagcagcccggccgtgtatattgaccctgtggagctcctgatggacagttctggtggaaacaggagagttgaggtgcacatttaattctgccgtgatttgggcagccgtggttttatgttttttggatacaatccgggttagcacccgaacatccctttcagacagcttcctcttgcgtccacagttaatcctgttggatgtggttcgtccttcttggtggtatgctgacattaccttggataccgtggctcttgatacatcacaaagacttgctgtcttggtcacagatgagccagcaagacgtgcaccaacaatttgtcctcttttgaactctgttatgtcacccataatgttgtgtgcatttcaatattttgagcaaaactgtgctcttaccctgctaattgaaccttcacactctgctcttactggtgcaatgtgcaatcaatgaagactggctaccaggctggtccaatttagccatgaaacctcccacactaaaatgacaggtgtttcagtttcattgtccaacacctgtatattGTTTAGCATCTGAGccagggtcgggactcgtcggagagtgcctggtggccgggttgctcctcgcgggacccgtccgggccaagcccgaacgagagatgcgaggccatcccccagtgggcccactgcctgcagggggaaccgtgagggaccggtgcaaggAGGACTGGGCGGTgaacaaaggtggagacctcggcggcccgatccccggatgcttaggctggctctagggacgtggaatgtcacctcactggggggaaaggagcctgagctggtgcgggaggttgagagatatcgactagaaatagttgggttAATCTCAAGAACCCAGCTTCTtaagaggggttggactctcttctactctgaatGTTGTTTTGGCCTATTTAAAAACTAACCTTAAGTATTTCACATACAATATTAAGATGAATTGCAAAAACTCAACTAGCTACTAACAGACTATTACCAACAGACAACAgaccatgtaggagacacagcagatTAGATTAGAAcataattaaacacattttacttcATCCTAAACACAGCATCCCCAcagggaaacatggtggtggcagtatcatgctgtggaacTGCTTTCcttcagtagggacagggaagctggtcagagttgatgggaaagtggatggagctaaatccaggacgattctgaaagaaaacctgttagaggctgcagaagacctgaggctggggtgaggttgaccttccagcaggagaaccaccctgaacataaaGCCAGAGATACCAGGGATGGGTTAGAGTAGAGACAAAAGTCCTTCAGTGTAACTGCAGCcaagtttggtccgcattgccggcactaagtcggacctgttcccggtgcatgttggactccggctgcgctttgtcactggtcctgttcataacttttatggacaggatttctagacgcagccaagggccagagggggtctggtttggggaccagtggatttcgtctcttctttttgcagatgatgtggtcctgctggccccctctagccaagacctacatcatgcgctgtggcggttcgcagccgagtgtgaagcagctgggatgaggatcagctcctccaggtccgaggccatggttttcgaccggaaaagggtgggttgtcctcttcaggttggaggggagttcctgcctcaagtggaggagttcaagtatctcggggtcttgttcatgagtgagggaagaatggagcgggagatcgacagacggatcggtgtggctgccacagtaatgggggcactgttccggtccgttgtggtgaagagagagctgagccgaaaagcgaagctctcgatttaccggtcggtctacgttcctaccatcACCTATGGccgtgaactttgggtcatgaccgaaagaacaagatcccggatacaagcggctgaaatgagcttcctccgtagggtggccgggcactcccttagagatagggtgaggagctcggccatctgggaggagctcggggtagagccgctgctcctccacattgagaggagccagttgaggtggctcagacatctataccggatgcctcctggacgccttcctctggaggtgttccaggcacgtcccaccaggaggaggcccaggggacggcccaggacacgctggagggactatctctcttggctggcctgggaacgccttgggctccacctggaggagctggaggagatgtctggggagagggacgtctgggcgtctctgctgagtctgctgcccccgcgacccggtcctggataagcggaagacgctttttatttataaaatatcaggaaagcatgtatcattttccttgtaCTTCACATTGGTtggcctgtcacataaaatactaataaaatacatcGACATTTAcaattgtaatgtgacaaactggGGAAAAGTTCAAAGCACacgaatatttaatatttaatagacACTGCTGCAGGAAAGCTACTAACTGTTTATAAACTCTTAACAGAACCTCCTGAATCATCCTGTCTTTATCATCCAAACAGTTAAATTAGAATCAATAGTCAGTATTGTACTCAGAGGGAACTGTTTTAATTAAACTCAGACTGCAGCCTGCTGCCACATATTTACATTTCAAGTAAAGTTTCTCTGTCTGCGCAGTTCTGCGAGGTCATCACCGTCTCCTGGCTGAAACACCTGTCGGGTTCTGTGGTTCGCGTGCTGCTGGATTATGTTGATCATGTGACGCTGTGCTCCAAACTGAAGGTGGTTCTGATGGAGCAGAAGCAGTGGTCAGACATTTGCAGACTACAAGGTAACTGAAACTTAACATTCGGTTAGGAAAGGAGAATCACTGATCTTCTTTctttcccctctccagaaaacGCCCGGTGCCTGCAGCATCTCTGTCGCCTGCGGATCCGTCGTTGTCTTGGCCGTCTCCGTCTCCGGTCGCCTGTCTTCATGAGCTTCTTGCCGCTGCCAGAGAGACTGAAGGACTACATCCTGTACAGAGAATATGACCTGCTGGACCGGCAGAGGAGCAGCCCAGGCTGAGCGAAGACAGGAATCACAACCAGTTAAACTGTTTGTTCAGAGTTACAGTAGCTCCATGAAACGTGAGTTAAAGACAgacaaaagattttttaaattttcatttcatATATGATTTTGATCCTATTGCACTGACCACCACAAAATACTACATAACTGCAAAGTGGCTGGAAAAGGATGCATggactacaaataaaaatctgataagtgtggtgtgcatttgcattcagcctcctttactctgatgaacctaaattaaatccagtgttAAACGGTTACCTGCTACATACTAAGTAGTAAACAGCTTCCATCCGAGGGCCGGTTCTAGGTATGCAAATCTGAGGGGGCAGGCAGAAATGTGGAGGGGGCATCATCATGGGTACACGTTATGCGCATGtttattgttgtgttttcttAATGGGATTGGGGTAAACTGTGTATTACTGTGCAATTTGCCAGACTGCACTGGTTTTCTCCCAGTTGGGCTTCTTTTGAACATGTTGGGCTGAAAAAAAtagctttgtgtgtgttgttaaaatCTGGGCTacttttcacaacatttgggATGTTTTTAGTAATTATGCATATCAAAATAGTTGCCATTAGTGGCAGAAAATTAAAAACCTGCACATCtcaaaatgttgtctttttacACCTTAAtaacttatttattttgaaaaagagaagCTGTTGAACATGACATCAGTGATGGACATTGTTTAATCAATTGTCACTGTGAAATTTTACAGGTCAATTGTAAAAGCCCAAAATGCTGTTAAGAGTTCATCTAAAACACACAGAGGTGCTGCCTTTACTTTGTTAAGCTTTGACTTGATGTTgagagacagcatcatgctgaagaGGAAAATACAAAAGATTTCCAGAAAGCTAAAACCAGACCAGACATTTATGGAGCCGGGTGCTTAAGCCGAAAAAAGGGCATCCGttgtcacatttatttataaaattagaataaaaacagGATATATTTATGCTTTTGTAGCCTCCCGTTTCTTAGAATTATGCTGCAAAActtgtaaatgaaataaatcaatgttctgCTATGCATTGTAATCAAGAGACTCACTGAATCAGGTGAGAAAACATTGtacattatttgttttctgacagaGTTGAAACATAACACTAATAACTAATAAACTATTACCAATATCTTTATAACTCACCACACTTTCATGTGGTGACATCTAAGtaacattttcttatttattcatcattttttgtttgctgcttCCTATTGAGTCCGGTGGACGTCCGTGGAGTCAAGTAAGCGTGACTGTGTTTCGTCCTTAAGTGTAGGAGGAGAATGGAGAGGCAAGGCGGCGGGTTGTGCTTGTGTGATTCAGAGTTGATTTGAGGGGGCCAGACATTTGTTTGGGGGGGCATTGCCCCCTCTTGCCCTTGCGCAAAGCCGGCCTCGTTCCGTccatgtgtaatttattcttagtataaatgcagctgttctgtttctggcctcagagaacattagtgaacaaacagcatcttgaagaccaaggaacacagcatgTCAGGGAGAGAAGCAACCGCCAggttcatggtaactctggaggagctgcagaaatccactgcTCAAGAGGAAGAATCTATTAGAATCTATCATGCTCTCCATATTTTTTGCCTTTATGGAGGCACAAAGAAAACCAtagctgaaagaaagccataagaagtgaTATTTAgtatgtggttgtaaagtgacaaaatatcaTAAGGTTTAAGAGGTGTGAATTCTTGTGTGAGTGCTGTACATAAGCCGATAATATTGTGCCAAACATAGTTTGATGGTGACTCTTTGTCTGCGATACGGCTTGAATTTTCCATTTCAACACTGGgtaaagaaaatgaataaaccAGATTAATTTGCTTGAATATAAAATGTGACAAtgtgtttcttctttacaagatgctgccctctgctggttgCTCCTGGAACTGATTAGCCATGTAGGGTTTTGAACAGAAGACAATTTCCTGACATAAAGTCAGCTTTGCCATTCAACCTTTTAATTTAGACAGGTTACCAGTGCACAATATCAGAGACATTTCACAAGTTCAAGTACTCCAGGATCTGAGAGGTTCTACTGCAGCAAACAGCCTCTGAAACATGAATATATATGGGGCCAAAAAACTTTTATCCACAGTTTCAAGTAAGAATGAATACAATTTAATGTCCCTCTAGAGGTTTTTGAGGAGACTATAGTAGTTTGTCTCCAGTTAAGATGTTGGTCCATTGGAGCTCATGAACTTCTCCCAAAGCTGATGGTTTAAAAGCTGTGTCCAGTTAAACATTTCCTTTGGTACTGGATTAACTGGGAATATACCAATGAGTCGAGCAGTTATTCTTTAAATAAACCCTAAAATCAGTGATTTGTCGATTCAAAACTGTTCCTCAGGTAGATTGTCCTGGGCAGCAGGTTAAGAGGGAAGCATTTCCTGGGGATTTGA comes from Girardinichthys multiradiatus isolate DD_20200921_A chromosome 20, DD_fGirMul_XY1, whole genome shotgun sequence and encodes:
- the LOC124856763 gene encoding dynein axonemal heavy chain 12-like — translated: MNPNRFGLEDEEGEDDAVIQYMIEQSLLESCKQRDTLRESSTRDTLSTDLASSDISKIFSAIKQGNEKLLKDLCVWLKDKFFQTDSRGWTPLHEAAAQSNQAILELTHKASGPDSLECRTPRGQTPLFLAVERDLIENASFLLEHGAQPDSQDQDKDSPLFVAIRSDRTDLVKLLLLRGSSVNQAGCHGRRPLHEASRAGNVELVKLLLEAGARPDPRSNYGFTPLALAAQGGHLEVVEILLRKGADIFSQAHDEASVLYEASASGNAAVISLLLEYGADANVSNHTGHLPIHRASHRGHLQSLKLLLPVTSMGDVNDSGISPLHSAAAEAHTDCIKALLDAGYDPNYMLHPWIRRSYDDERKSALFFAVSNNDMASVRLLLEAGAMANQDPVKCLQVALCLGNYDLINLLLQYGANVNYYSRINTTHFPSALQYALKDEVVLRMLCTYGYNVERCFDCPYGNSSHIPEDYEGWTCAVIKDTLFCEVITVSWLKHLSGSVVRVLLDYVDHVTLCSKLKVVLMEQKQWSDICRLQENARCLQHLCRLRIRRCLGRLRLRSPVFMSFLPLPERLKDYILYREYDLLDRQRSSPG